Proteins found in one Drosophila innubila isolate TH190305 chromosome X, UK_Dinn_1.0, whole genome shotgun sequence genomic segment:
- the LOC117790385 gene encoding protein amalgam, protein MRIIPKQHLYRNYLVLINRNDKMLIVVLFIVALIEAIGAFPPEFVESISNVSVAVGRDATFTCHVRRLGGYRVGWLKADTKAIQAIHENVITHNPRVTVSHLDQNTWNLHIKAVSEEDRGGYMCQLNTDPMKSQIGFLDVVIPPDFISEDTSSDVIVPEGSSVRLTCRARGYPEPIVTWRREDGSEIVLKDTQGTKSLVSSYRGEVLKLTKISRNEMGSYLCIASNGVPPSVSKRISLSIHFHPVIQVPNQLVGAPLGTDVQIECHVEASPKSINYWIKDTGEMIVSSNKYHVLDNSQSVYETKMTMIVRKFQKDDVGSYRCIAKNSLGEVDSSIRLYEIPGPNRKNPSNSKGSGGGGGGGGNGAGNGGNTADTDANDILKLKQQVKVTYQPDDEELYGSAEDFEDGEFAGLPPLSPHHYYTSGNKPPTHKPNGGHQHQHQHHHHPQQTQTGGAAGGQGGAGAGAGVGTAGGSNNNIELAFGNTRKPTYYGGSGVAGGVNGAAGPGNTEVRGPMDNNDLGSGGATPHQHYRQWLWLSLPLSLSLTLSPCRQAVIMGLSGLVAILGLL, encoded by the exons CGATTGGCGCCTTTCCACCGGAGTTTGTGGAAAGCATTTCCAATGTGTCCGTTGCTGTGGGTCGCGATGCAACCTTCACCTGCCACGTGCGTCGCTTGGGTGGTTATCGC GTGGGCTGGCTTAAAGCGGATACAAAAGCGATACAGGCAATACACGAGAACGTGATTACACACAATCCACGTGTCACAGTCAGCCATTTGGATCAGAACACATGGAATTTGCACATCAAGGCCGTTTCCGAGGAGGATCGGGGCGGATATATGTGCCAGCTGAATACGGATCCAATGAAGAGTCAG ATTGGTTTCCTAGATGTTGTTATACCACCGGATTTTATAAGCGAGGATACTTCGTCCGATGTAATTGTGCCCGAGGGCAGTTCAGTGCGTTTAACATGTCG TGCACGTGGCTATCCGGAACCCATTGTCACCTGGCGGCGTGAGGATGGCAGTGAAATCGTCCTGAAGGACACTCAGGGCACCAAGTCACTGG TCTCCTCCTACCGTGGCGAAGTGTTGAAGCTGACAAAAATCTCACGCAATGAGATGGGCTCGTATCTGTGCATCGCCTCCAATGGAGTGCCCCCATCGGTTTCAAAGCGCATCTCGCTTAGCATACACT TTCACCCTGTCATCCAAGTGCCGAATCAATTAGTCGGAGCACCGCTTGGCACTGATGTTCAAATCGAGTGTCACGTTGAGGCCTCGCCCAAATCAATTAACTACTGGATTAAGGATACCG GTGAAATGATTGTCTCCTCGAACAAATATCATGTGCTGGATAATTCGCAGTCGGTGTACGAGACGAAAATGACGATGATTGtgcgaaaatttcaaaaagacGATGTCGGCTCCTATCGCTGTATAGCGAAAAACTCACTGGGTGAAGTTGACAGCAGTATCCGGTTGTACG AAATCCCCGGACCAAATCGTAAAAATCCCTCAAATAGTAAAGGaagtggtggcggtggcggtggcggtggcaatGGTGCCGGCAATGGCGGCAACACCGCCGACACGGATGCCAATGacattttaaaactgaaacaaCAAGTCAAAGTTACCTACCAGCCGGACGATGAGGAGCTCTACGGTTCAGCGGAGGATTTCGAGGATGGCGAATTCGCCGGATTGCCGCCGTTATCGCCGCACCATTATTACACCAGCGGCAATAAGCCGCCAACACATAAGCCCAACGGTGGCCATCAGCACCAGCATCAGCACCACCATCATCCGCAGCAAACTCAAACgggtggtgctgctggtggACAGGGTGGTGCTGGTGCGGGTGCGGGTGTTGGCACTGCTGGTggttccaacaacaacattgagtTGGCTTTTGGCAATACACGTAAGCCGACCTATTACGGCGGCAGCGGTGTTGCCGGTGGCGTCAACGGTGCCGCAGGTCCTGGCAATACGGAAGTCCGCGGCCCCATGGACAACAACGACCTGGGCTCCGGTGGTGCGACACCACATCAACACTATCGCCAATGGTTGTGGCTCTCGCTCCCACTCTCACTGTCACTTACACTCTCGCCCTGTCGACAGGCGGTCATTATGGGTTTGTCCGGCTTAGTTGCGATACTCGGTCTGTTATAA